CTACAGTTCTACAGTTCTACAGTTCTACAGTTCTACAGTTCTACAGTTCTACAACGCAACATATAATGAAGACAAAACTGAAATTTCCTAAATATAATTAAATGTGCATAGCGCTACATTTATAAACAATAAGAATAGTATTTTATGACTGAATCAGGCAAATTATAATGATCCAACATCACTCATTTTACCGGTCACTCATTAGCTTGCCTAATTCCACGGATGTCATAAACTCAATATCCGGCCATTTTTTTGTAGCACGAGATAGAAGCTCCTTGAACTTTTTCAGGTTTCTCGTCCGGTTCTCCGGATGAATATTACCAATAAAGTTGAGGCGGTGCGCACTAATTATCGCCGGTTTTTTCCAGAGAAATGCATTATTAATTCCTTTCATACACTCACCAACGCTATCATATGTTTGTGAATATTGAGACGGTTCAAACTCACAATTTCTAACCAGATTTATCTGCTGAGAACTGTTCATCCCCCCCTGGATTCGTCGTTTCATCTCATGTTTATTTGCTCCCAGTTTTGGAAAAACTTGGTATTTCATACCCTGTATGAATTGAACACCATTTTCTTTCAGAGTACCATTCAGATCAGAATGAATAATATAATTGGGTGCGATGAAACTCTCAGAGTTCATTTTAAATATTTCTTTAAAGAGATCAAGCCCCTCTTTCAGTTCCGCCTTTTGGGTATCAAGATCAGAAGAATTATTTGTATCATATGTTGCTCTTAAATTAATGCCACTACGGGGATTATACTTAGAACCCAGCCAGTTCACGCCTTCATTGAAAGCTTTTCTGTACTTGGATCCCGGATCTCTAAGCTGTTTCATCCACTCTTTGATATTCAAGTGTTCCCTTCCATGAAATTGTGGATAGAAAATGCCGGCTTTCATTCCCTGTTGATAGTACTCCAATGGATTAAATGAAGATCGATATTTTTGATATGATTCCGTAAACACTTCAAAGCCGTACTCTCTGAATTCTGACTCCTCTATTTTCTGAAAATCGGGATTCGTCATAATGGTGTTCGCAGTAATCACGGCCGGCCGGCCGCGCGAGTCGCGAACTCCCGACAAGACCGAAAAAAGTGCATCAAAGTCATCCTCGTTTGCCAGTGAGTCGTAGGTAGCATACGGGCACAGGTCAACCCGAATCCCATTTGCCAACAACGAATCAAACACCTTTTTAGAGGGCATGCAGATACTCCCCCAGTCGTCAGATTCTATAACAATAATTTTCCGTTCTGTTCGCCAGCCCCGCCAATTGTTTAGGTGTCGAGAGATTTCCTTTTTGAATTGCTTACTATTCAACTTCTCATCAATGTTTTAAATGTCTGTTTTTATTTAATGTCAATATCAGTGTTATGTAGGAAATTATTAAGGCTTAAAACAATACGTCAACATAATACCTGTAAAACTATTAAAGGTACAATCTCGTCTGTGTTATTTTAGTGACTTTTTTGTACCGATTTTACTCTCCGTCTCATTGGCACCCTATCCTGCCAACATTAAATTTTTTGCGCATTTAGAATCAGTCCTTTTGTAAAAAACTAGTTAAACAACTGTTTCCATTTTTTTCAAATTATTAAGTGCCCACTTTATTACTTTAATATCAGAACTAGACATTCCGTTAATTTGATATTTTTTAACCCATTCCGGATGGATATGAGTTATTTTAACAGTTATTTCATTAAGATCTAAAACTTGTGCTATTGCTAAACGGTGACGACCATGCTCTTCTTTTATTAGACTCCCGTCTCTCCCTATCATTACCTTTACTGAATCCTTTGCAAGTCCTTCTATAAAACCATTCTTACTCATACTTTTAATAATTTCAACATAATATTGCATATGCATATTAACGCTTTCCACTGAATCTAAAACTACTTTTTTGCCTTTCAATTCCTTCACTTCGCCTCGGTTGACTCTTTCGATCATATCTTGATAGCGCCTGCATCTTGTATAATCTAGATCATTTTCAACAAGCTCTTGAATAAAAATAGATGTGCTGTAGTTTTTAAATAGCATCACGTCCAAATCCCAATTACCTGATAATAACAATGGCTTTCTCAACGTCAAATAGTACGGTTTATCCCTCCTCAAAATAAACTTACGAAGGTTATCTCCTTTTTTAAATGGCATCCCATATTGATGGATCAAGTTTGGATTAACTATAATTTTCAGTTCACTTTTTAGCAATTGATGCCTCTTATCAACCAAAAAATTTTTTATATTTTCTTTTAGCTCCAATCGCATAAATCCGGATCTTTCATTTAAATTTTAGCACTAAATTAATGAGAAGATGTCGTCTTAAGGGTTAGATAGAAGAATTGAGTTTATAATCTTCAACACAATTTACCTTAACTTAGGCAATCTCTTCCGCCAATTTTTTTGTGTATAGCACATTATCTGATGAATTTAATTCACTTATAATATCAGGATGATTTAAGTATTTTTTCAGATTTTTTGGTATTAATCTATCTCCCAATATTTTCTCTCTCTTCTCTTGCCATAATTTATGTCTTTTCCAGACTTGCACAGGTATCTTCTCAATATTTAGAACAATTGCCATTGACAATCTGTGATTTCCCTCAACCGTATAGAAAAACTCCCCGTTTCTGCCTATGTGCACATACAGGGGATCAATCCCTGGGTCACCGTTTCCGGCCGGCAATATTCCAATTGTTTTTATTGCAGTAAAAAGAGAATCAATATTTTCTTCGTAGTATGCCTCAATCTCTTTTATTGAATTTCGGCCCAGGACCTGCCTGTTCTTCTTTAACAAACTTTTATAATGCTGAAATAACGTTGTTTCAATCCACTCTTTCTGCTCAATATATCTTTCATAGATCCCAATATATTTCGAGAACGTTTTTAATCTTTCATTTTTTGGTATAATATTTAAATCCCAATCTCCGGATAAAACTTGCCCCTGATAGCTTAAGCCTTTTAATGACCCAGGACACCATCCATAAATGTCGTCAATGTTTATGTAAATCGTTTTATCAGTTGGAGCTAAGTGATTGTATCTAACTGAATTTATTTTTTTTTGGAGAGGAGCCATAAGGTGTTTCCCAATAAGCAATTTTAACTTAATTGACCCATCTCTGATGAAGTCTTTAAAATTTTTTCCCTTGTAATTGACCATCTCTTTCTGAAATTATGTTGAACTATAAATAGCGCCGTATTCACTTTCGTTAGTCACTATATTTGATACGCTTAATGTTTAGGTAACAATTTACTAACATTAACATAATATAGATTACATCCAACAATTGCATTAATCCTTTCTAAGGATGCATTTGTCAAACTTTTACTTCGTCTGATCAAATTGTATTTCTATATCCGAATTGATTTTATCGGTTATATTTAACAGATATGAGCACTCAGTTATATAATTAATAACTTTCAGGGTAGATTGGAGAATGAGTGAATTGAAAGTCGGCAGATGCTATAGAAATCACACTACCAATAGAAAGGCTTCGAATACAATGATTTGATTTCTACTTGAAAAATTTCTCTTAATACTATTGAGTCATTGGTTTTCTAATAAAGTCCCAAGCCCACTAAATATTCATTCTAAAAGTTCACCGCGGAGGCGTTTAGACGCAGGGACAGGGTGTTGTGGGATATGAGCAATTCTCAATTACCGGGCTAATGCTTTTGGATGTTATAAGTCAGGATAAAAAGACAGATGTTTCATTACCACCTACCCAAATCATCACCGCGGCCTTAGCGTCTCCGCGTTAAACCCTCCATGAACTATTTCATGAGCGTCATTTTCCGTGTTACAATCTCACTACCGGTGATAAACCGGTAGAAGTAGATCCCGCTGGCGAGATTACTTGCATTGAAATTTACTTCATGTGTACCTGCAGAATAATCAACATTATCAACAAGGTTTGTCACCAGCTGACCGGCCATATTATACACTTTGAGGGACACCTGCTGTGATTCGGCAATAGTAAAACGGATCTGTGTGGTGGGATTAAATGGGTTTGGGTAGTTTTGCCCTAATTCCGTTCTGAATTCCGAAGCTTCGTCTGTATTGGCCGTAGTAAACTGCCATACCGGACTCCAGCTGCCTTTTGTATCTCTAATAACGGCCTGCACCCTCCAGGAGTGTACACGGTTGGGCAGAGTAGATCTGTTTATGGTGTACTCCGTTTCTGTGATCACAACTCCCTCAGCATCTGAATAGAAAAACTCTTCGTGCTCCCCCTTCTCATTCTCCCGTGTTACATGAATAATGTAGTGTTCTGCATCTGCAACAGGGTCCCATTTCAAGCGAATTGAGTTGGGTACATTTGTGGCTTTGTTCTGTGGTGAAATCTGAACCGGCGCATCAATTTGACCGGGTTCTTCTTTGCCTTCATCATCACCTGAACCGTCACCCCCCCCGTTTTCTTCATCCAGAACTGTTGTAAATTGACGGGAAGAACTCCAGCTACTGCTGTTGCCATCCTGTATCGAACGCACCTGCCATTGGTATTGCGTATTGTGCTGAAGCTGAACAGATGGCGTAAAGGAGGTGCCATCTACATTTTGATCGATAACATAAGAAGAGCTCCCCGCTATTTTCACACGGAGCCGGTAGGAATCTGCCCGCTCGTTAGACCAGGTGAATTCCGGAGATAATGAAATATTAGTGGACCCGTTTGAGGGTGAGTTTAATGTGGGAATGGTGGGTGAAGTATCACCATCGCCACTATTATCCTGTGGCGTTCTGTCTCCATCAAATTTCACACTCCAGCCGGCGCTCTCCAACTTCTGAATGGCATTATTTACCTCATTCGTATTGGACGGCCCGGCCCCCGTCGATTGATTACTTATATCCAAGATTCCGTTTGTGCCCCAATTTTCCCATTCCGTCCCCAAACGGGATTGAACATTTGCCCACATATCAAGAATGATTTGGTCAAGATCTGATTGAGAAAGTGAATTATTTTCCACTTTAAATGTCTTGATTCCACGCATACCACTTACATAATTACCATCGCCATCCAAATTAACGGGACTAATTGCACCAACTTCATAAGAGTTTAATCTATTATCACCAAATAGAATGTAAGTCGTACTTGTCATGTTTCCAAGTGTAGCAGGTATAGCACCTGAAAAGTCGTTATCTGATAAATAAATTCTTGCTACAGATGTTGCACTCGGCCAATCCGAGGGTAGGCTACCTGTAAAATTATTTCCATGAGCAAAAATATGTCTTAGTTGGTACATACTGCTTAAATCATCAATAAATTCTCCATTTAAACCAAGGTCTTGCATCTCAATTATTTTCATTCCATTAAAAAAACCAGGGCTTGATGAATTTTTCCATGTATCAGGCAGGCTACCACTTACTTCTG
This portion of the Rhodohalobacter barkolensis genome encodes:
- a CDS encoding T9SS type A sorting domain-containing protein is translated as MRSLKLFLLLISSIIIIPITTLSQNKDSLEGDFEALQDIYEVTNGHDWTNNSGWETMTPENMGSAYGVTVNNSGRVTELRLFNNNLRNYITDSKNEPVLSEDGRYQLIDGYALKESIGNLKKLEYIDIRLNKLTGDIPLSFWELSNLRVASLGYRQVNVVDLETTKWPYPEKDDYIGNKFTGGIPSSISNMVNLERLFLERNYFYDTTIPSELFSLPKIEFIALNHNGHTGNIDNVGNAKTLKNLQIRGSDPHHSRGDNPINEILTGPLPESLGGLQNLQTVRFGGQGFTGEIPQSWSNLPSLVLLLLGGNPLSGDFPSHINNRNLPKLHTFSIKNTNIKSSIDPEYDSNKFSYYVISQTEVSGSLPDTWKNSSSPGFFNGMKIIEMQDLGLNGEFIDDLSSMYQLRHIFAHGNNFTGSLPSDWPSATSVARIYLSDNDFSGAIPATLGNMTSTTYILFGDNRLNSYEVGAISPVNLDGDGNYVSGMRGIKTFKVENNSLSQSDLDQIILDMWANVQSRLGTEWENWGTNGILDISNQSTGAGPSNTNEVNNAIQKLESAGWSVKFDGDRTPQDNSGDGDTSPTIPTLNSPSNGSTNISLSPEFTWSNERADSYRLRVKIAGSSSYVIDQNVDGTSFTPSVQLQHNTQYQWQVRSIQDGNSSSWSSSRQFTTVLDEENGGGDGSGDDEGKEEPGQIDAPVQISPQNKATNVPNSIRLKWDPVADAEHYIIHVTRENEKGEHEEFFYSDAEGVVITETEYTINRSTLPNRVHSWRVQAVIRDTKGSWSPVWQFTTANTDEASEFRTELGQNYPNPFNPTTQIRFTIAESQQVSLKVYNMAGQLVTNLVDNVDYSAGTHEVNFNASNLASGIYFYRFITGSEIVTRKMTLMK